In one Mucilaginibacter sp. PAMB04168 genomic region, the following are encoded:
- a CDS encoding RagB/SusD family nutrient uptake outer membrane protein yields the protein MKKIYALLTISACILSSSCKKGLEPELYGNYSTTNFPRTEADFVRYVAEVYKPFQSKWGYNDPAGYQNDWFSPEYGDIMMFDMPSDDINIFTGWGGIFTQFTTASFNFLVNQQSGNNHFEKIRFITRITQIISDVEKSSLSPAAKNTYLAEARMARGWCMYYLLQLYGPLPVILDPAKINTEAESNLSRLSRADFLAAIVSDLNFASVNLPKTPAEYGRFNQGLALTVLMRTYMNEKDFVNAEKVGRQILTMGYALVTDYGSLFREATEQNAETIWAVTCAPDQSGDENRASFNPWVFYTYPKDYKGNKVYSSFAGGDAPISATWSFYDSFNPLDKRRELLVASYVNKSNVIKNRANGLTGPVIAKYPDLGGTLDNPYQGNDLPKARLGDVMLMLAESINQNSGPTPEAVGLVNQVRLAHGGAALGNVPASATTDKNTFDAWILKEQGWDNYFEGQRKTDLVRHGQWQAALASVGKTAGPVLFPIPNYAITASNGKLSQNQGY from the coding sequence ATGAAAAAGATATATGCGTTATTAACTATTTCAGCCTGCATTCTTTCAAGCAGCTGTAAAAAGGGGCTTGAGCCTGAATTATATGGCAATTACTCCACTACAAATTTTCCCAGAACCGAGGCCGATTTTGTAAGATACGTTGCCGAGGTATACAAGCCATTCCAGTCTAAGTGGGGATACAACGACCCCGCAGGATACCAGAATGATTGGTTTAGCCCGGAGTACGGAGATATCATGATGTTTGATATGCCAAGTGATGATATTAACATATTTACCGGCTGGGGCGGCATTTTTACGCAGTTTACTACCGCAAGCTTTAACTTTCTGGTTAATCAGCAGTCGGGTAATAACCATTTCGAAAAAATAAGATTTATTACCCGCATTACACAAATTATAAGTGATGTGGAAAAATCAAGTTTAAGCCCTGCAGCAAAAAATACATATCTGGCTGAGGCGCGTATGGCACGTGGCTGGTGTATGTATTACTTATTACAGCTGTATGGCCCGCTGCCGGTTATTCTGGATCCGGCTAAGATCAATACAGAAGCAGAGTCCAATTTATCGAGACTTTCCAGAGCCGACTTTTTAGCAGCTATTGTAAGCGATCTTAATTTTGCTTCGGTAAACCTGCCTAAAACACCTGCCGAATATGGTCGCTTCAATCAAGGGTTAGCCCTAACAGTGCTAATGCGTACTTATATGAATGAAAAGGATTTTGTGAATGCCGAAAAGGTAGGCCGCCAGATCCTTACGATGGGCTATGCTTTAGTGACCGATTATGGCAGCCTATTTAGAGAGGCTACCGAGCAAAATGCCGAAACTATATGGGCTGTTACTTGCGCCCCCGATCAAAGCGGTGATGAAAACAGAGCCAGCTTTAATCCGTGGGTGTTTTATACTTACCCTAAAGATTACAAAGGCAACAAAGTATACAGTTCTTTTGCCGGAGGCGATGCGCCTATTTCGGCAACCTGGAGCTTTTATGATTCCTTTAACCCACTGGATAAACGCCGCGAGCTGTTGGTAGCCAGCTATGTGAATAAAAGTAACGTAATTAAAAATCGCGCTAACGGATTAACCGGGCCGGTAATTGCGAAATATCCCGATCTGGGTGGCACGCTTGATAACCCTTATCAAGGCAACGACCTTCCGAAAGCGCGGTTAGGCGATGTGATGCTAATGCTTGCTGAGTCCATTAATCAAAACAGCGGACCTACCCCTGAAGCTGTTGGCCTGGTTAACCAAGTGCGGCTGGCTCATGGCGGAGCTGCTTTGGGTAATGTTCCGGCATCGGCCACTACTGATAAAAATACATTTGATGCCTGGATATTAAAAGAACAAGGCTGGGATAATTATTTTGAAGGCCAACGAAAAACGGACCTGGTACGCCACGGGCAATGGCAAGCCGCATTGGCCTCAGTTGGCAAAACTGCCGGGCCGGTACTGTTTCCAATACCTAACTATGCTATAACGGCCAGTAACGGTAAGCTTTCGCAAAATCAGGGCTATTAA
- a CDS encoding SusC/RagA family TonB-linked outer membrane protein, which translates to MRIFTLFFKRGFSSIVALLLLLNVSAVFAQNITVTGTVTLKEDASTLPGIAVTVKGTTQGTLTDGVGKFLISAPTGATLVFTGVGFQTREVAVNGSTMSVVLETQQNNLNEVLVIGYGTTTRQNVTTAVTKIDPKKVPQAANSNIQQLLFGRAAGVQVSQSSPQPGGGINVSIRGRGNPLYVVDGVIFPGDALEPGNGAIARETNGVNRAGLAGLNPEDIESIEVLKDASAAIYGVNAANGVVLITTKKGKSGSMSVNYNGNYSFQKNYQYLQPLNATQYMTLFNQLSADYTVGNKPAQFSAAQIAAAGQGTKWLDEIFKTGAIHNHQLTVNGGTEKVTYYFSGGFYNEEGTLRNAGLTRYTGRSNLSFNISKHLTLNTNFTGSRNSYLNSSSGGQSGGSGAEGFGAVQAALGYPAYIPVRNANGGYSQFGLTANPVSLLEIKDRTYTSTLNANISADIKIIPGVLTVHGLYGNNYESSDRDFFVPSTVYYYQRYQARGSRNFAKRQSQTMEATIDFKKDFFDNRILNVSAIAGIGQYKNTYDAFGAEGGGGPDAFENTNLLLSTANMGINSGKTATKLRSYFGRATFSLYNKYLLTATARYDGFSLFFPENKYALFPSVSAGWKISSESFMENIKFISLLKLRGSIGLTGSTAGLSSGAGYGGYSSDGNILYFNNGAVNYPTIAAFAIDHPELTWQKTNNKNIGLDFGFFNDRITGSFDVFKDDITNLLRGTGPTPRLSPFSSQPVNGGHQVRQGYDVALNTQNLHIKNFDWSSVINLSHYTYKWKERFVYDILSANGGVAYQAVDDAVNEWYYIKTNGILQAGQAVPASQPTAAGSGARLPGAPIFVDVNNDGKLTGADVYKLNPDPKLILGFGNNFRYKQLDLSIFFYGQFGGKATNFNYAWADPVSLISNTQSGTIQALEVYTSANTGGTRPGVNYNETSAALPAGSDINMVSTNFVRCRNLTLGYTFNPKFISKFSKSIRVFADAQNLFIITDYKGVDPEVSYANVKGGYAPYPMFRTFSFGVRAGF; encoded by the coding sequence ATGCGGATATTTACTCTTTTTTTTAAGAGGGGATTTTCATCAATAGTAGCCTTACTATTATTGTTGAATGTCTCCGCGGTGTTTGCGCAAAACATTACGGTAACAGGAACGGTAACTTTAAAAGAAGATGCCAGTACTTTACCTGGTATTGCTGTAACTGTAAAAGGAACAACACAAGGTACTTTAACCGATGGCGTGGGCAAATTTTTAATAAGTGCTCCTACAGGTGCCACGCTGGTGTTTACAGGGGTAGGCTTCCAAACACGCGAAGTGGCAGTAAACGGCTCAACCATGAGCGTGGTACTGGAAACCCAGCAAAACAACCTGAACGAAGTATTAGTAATTGGCTACGGTACAACCACCCGCCAAAACGTTACCACTGCGGTAACTAAAATTGACCCTAAAAAAGTACCCCAGGCAGCTAATAGCAATATACAGCAACTATTGTTTGGACGGGCAGCGGGCGTACAGGTTTCGCAAAGCAGCCCACAACCGGGTGGCGGAATTAATGTGTCCATCCGCGGCAGGGGTAATCCATTATATGTAGTAGATGGTGTTATTTTTCCGGGCGATGCACTGGAGCCGGGAAACGGCGCCATAGCGCGCGAAACCAACGGCGTAAACCGTGCGGGGCTCGCTGGTTTAAATCCTGAAGATATCGAGTCTATAGAGGTTTTGAAAGATGCGAGTGCTGCAATTTATGGTGTTAATGCCGCTAACGGGGTGGTGCTTATTACCACCAAAAAAGGTAAATCGGGTAGTATGTCTGTAAATTACAATGGTAATTATTCGTTCCAAAAAAACTACCAGTACCTGCAACCGCTTAACGCCACACAATATATGACCCTGTTTAACCAGTTGAGTGCTGATTATACAGTAGGCAACAAACCGGCCCAGTTCTCTGCAGCACAAATTGCAGCAGCAGGCCAGGGTACCAAATGGCTGGACGAAATATTTAAAACAGGCGCTATCCATAACCACCAGTTAACCGTAAACGGTGGTACCGAAAAAGTGACTTACTATTTCTCGGGCGGTTTTTACAACGAGGAGGGTACGCTCAGAAATGCAGGCTTAACACGCTATACCGGCAGGAGCAACCTATCATTTAATATATCTAAGCATTTAACGCTAAACACGAATTTTACCGGCAGCCGTAATAGTTATTTAAATTCATCGTCTGGCGGTCAGAGCGGCGGTTCGGGTGCTGAAGGCTTTGGTGCGGTACAGGCAGCATTGGGCTACCCGGCCTATATTCCGGTAAGGAATGCAAATGGTGGTTATAGCCAGTTTGGGCTAACAGCTAACCCGGTTTCATTGCTGGAGATTAAGGATCGTACCTACACCAGTACGCTTAATGCCAATATTTCGGCAGATATAAAAATTATTCCGGGTGTATTAACGGTTCACGGATTATATGGTAATAATTACGAATCGTCAGATCGTGATTTCTTTGTGCCAAGCACAGTTTATTACTATCAGCGCTACCAGGCCAGGGGATCGCGCAATTTTGCTAAGCGGCAGAGCCAAACCATGGAGGCTACCATAGATTTCAAAAAGGACTTTTTTGATAACCGTATTTTAAACGTAAGCGCTATAGCAGGCATCGGTCAATATAAAAACACTTACGACGCTTTTGGCGCCGAAGGTGGAGGCGGGCCCGACGCATTTGAGAACACTAATCTGCTGCTGTCTACCGCCAACATGGGTATTAATTCGGGTAAAACAGCTACCAAATTACGGTCTTACTTTGGTCGTGCAACTTTTAGCCTTTACAACAAATACCTGCTTACCGCTACGGCCCGCTATGATGGGTTTAGCTTGTTCTTCCCCGAAAACAAGTATGCCTTATTCCCTTCTGTATCGGCTGGCTGGAAAATCAGTAGCGAGTCTTTTATGGAGAACATCAAATTCATCAGTTTGTTAAAGCTTCGTGGTAGTATAGGTTTAACCGGTTCAACCGCCGGGCTTAGCAGCGGTGCTGGTTATGGGGGTTATAGTTCCGATGGTAACATTTTATATTTTAACAATGGTGCCGTAAACTATCCAACTATTGCAGCTTTCGCTATTGACCACCCTGAGTTAACCTGGCAAAAAACCAACAACAAAAACATCGGTTTGGACTTTGGCTTTTTCAATGACAGGATTACAGGGTCATTTGATGTGTTTAAAGACGATATTACCAACTTGCTGAGAGGAACCGGTCCAACACCGCGTTTGTCTCCGTTTTCAAGCCAACCAGTAAATGGTGGACACCAGGTACGGCAGGGCTATGATGTAGCACTGAATACCCAGAATCTGCACATTAAAAACTTCGACTGGAGTTCGGTTATCAATCTTTCGCACTACACCTATAAATGGAAAGAGCGTTTTGTGTACGATATATTAAGTGCCAACGGAGGTGTTGCCTATCAGGCCGTTGATGATGCCGTAAACGAGTGGTATTACATTAAAACCAATGGTATTTTACAGGCAGGCCAAGCAGTACCTGCAAGCCAGCCAACCGCGGCCGGATCGGGGGCAAGATTACCTGGGGCGCCAATATTTGTTGACGTAAATAACGACGGTAAATTAACCGGAGCTGACGTGTATAAGTTAAACCCGGATCCAAAACTAATTTTAGGTTTCGGCAATAACTTCCGTTACAAACAATTAGATCTGAGTATTTTCTTTTACGGCCAGTTTGGTGGCAAGGCTACCAACTTTAACTATGCCTGGGCCGATCCCGTTAGTTTAATTTCGAATACACAAAGCGGTACCATACAGGCGCTTGAAGTATATACATCTGCCAATACGGGCGGCACAAGGCCCGGTGTAAACTATAATGAGACTTCTGCAGCTTTGCCTGCCGGTTCTGACATTAACATGGTAAGCACCAATTTTGTACGTTGCCGTAACCTTACCCTGGGTTATACTTTCAATCCAAAGTTCATCAGCAAGTTTAGCAAATCCATCAGGGTTTTTGCCGATGCCCAAAACCTGTTTATTATCACCGATTATAAAGGGGTAGACCCTGAGGTATCTTACGCCAATGTAAAAGGAGGGTATGCACCGTACCCTATGTTCAGAACATTCTCATTTGGTGTACGTGCCGGATTTTAA
- a CDS encoding glycosyl hydrolase 53 family protein — protein sequence MSRIIITCLLCLAYILPGCKKSSPANTETVEPPVSGGSLTAIVKGADVSWLTQMEAAGYKFYNAAGAEQECMQLLKSKGINAIRLRAWVNPTDGWCNTADVLAKALRAQKLGLKIMIDFHYSDSWADPGKQTKPAAWKDLSFTALTDAVYTYTASVLNTLKASGITPDWVQVGNETADGMLWEDGRASTHMANFAKLITSGYNAVKSVSPTTLVIVHIDRGYDNALFRWMFDGLKANGGKWDIIGLSLYPTVSNWQTLNGQCLNNMNDMVARYGTPVMVVEVGMPASEAAASKAFITDLIAKVRSVPNNQGLGVFYWEPQSYNWQGYGLGAFDNSGKPTIALDAFTD from the coding sequence ATGAGCAGGATTATCATCACATGTTTGCTTTGCCTGGCGTATATCTTGCCGGGCTGCAAAAAGAGTAGTCCTGCAAATACTGAAACTGTGGAGCCGCCGGTTAGCGGCGGCTCACTTACTGCTATAGTTAAGGGGGCCGATGTAAGTTGGCTTACCCAAATGGAAGCTGCCGGCTATAAGTTTTATAATGCTGCCGGTGCCGAACAGGAGTGTATGCAATTGCTCAAAAGCAAAGGTATAAACGCCATCCGTTTACGAGCATGGGTTAACCCGACCGATGGCTGGTGTAACACCGCCGACGTGCTGGCGAAAGCTCTGCGGGCGCAAAAGCTGGGCCTGAAGATTATGATTGATTTTCATTATAGCGACAGTTGGGCCGATCCCGGCAAGCAAACTAAACCGGCTGCCTGGAAAGATTTAAGCTTTACCGCCTTAACCGACGCCGTGTATACTTACACAGCATCCGTATTAAACACGCTTAAAGCGAGCGGTATTACGCCCGATTGGGTACAGGTAGGTAACGAAACTGCAGACGGTATGCTGTGGGAAGACGGTCGGGCTTCTACACACATGGCTAATTTTGCCAAGTTAATTACCAGCGGCTACAATGCTGTAAAATCAGTTAGTCCCACCACGCTGGTTATTGTTCACATTGACAGGGGGTATGATAATGCGCTCTTTAGGTGGATGTTTGACGGTTTGAAAGCGAATGGCGGCAAGTGGGATATAATTGGCCTGTCGCTTTACCCCACAGTAAGCAACTGGCAAACCCTTAATGGTCAATGCTTAAATAATATGAATGACATGGTTGCCCGTTATGGCACGCCGGTAATGGTTGTTGAAGTGGGTATGCCTGCTTCAGAAGCCGCGGCCAGCAAAGCTTTCATAACCGACCTGATTGCCAAAGTACGGTCGGTACCCAACAACCAAGGCTTAGGTGTTTTTTATTGGGAACCGCAAAGCTATAATTGGCAGGGCTACGGGCTAGGTGCGTTTGATAATTCGGGCAAGCCTACTATAGCTTTGGATGCTTTTACAGATTAA